One Georgenia wutianyii DNA segment encodes these proteins:
- a CDS encoding aldo/keto reductase, whose protein sequence is MPTVTLNTGTTMPILGFGVFQVPPEETERVVTDALAAGYRHLDTAAAYRNEDAVGRAIAASGIPREELFVTTKLWNHDGGEDGTRTAFATSLDKLGLDYVDLYLVHQPFGDYYSFWRAMEGLYREGAARAIGVSNFFPDRLVDLTAHNEITPAVNQIETHPFYQRTVDQEVMVGLGVQIESWGPLAEGKNDIFTNPTLTSIAETFDKTVAQVVLRWLVQREVVVIPKSVRPERMAENLDIFDFELGPEEMSLIATLDTGRSVALDHHDPDVAERLGGVRIG, encoded by the coding sequence ATCCCCACCGTCACGCTCAACACCGGGACGACGATGCCCATCCTCGGCTTCGGCGTCTTCCAGGTCCCGCCCGAGGAGACCGAGCGGGTGGTCACCGACGCCCTCGCCGCCGGCTACCGCCACCTCGACACCGCGGCCGCCTACCGCAACGAGGACGCCGTCGGCCGGGCGATCGCCGCCAGCGGCATCCCGCGCGAGGAGCTCTTCGTCACGACCAAGCTGTGGAACCACGACGGCGGCGAGGACGGCACCCGGACGGCCTTCGCGACCTCGCTGGACAAGCTCGGCCTCGACTACGTCGACCTCTACCTCGTCCACCAGCCCTTCGGGGACTACTACTCCTTCTGGCGCGCGATGGAAGGGCTGTACCGGGAGGGGGCCGCCCGGGCGATCGGCGTGTCGAACTTCTTCCCCGACCGCCTCGTCGACCTCACCGCGCACAACGAGATCACCCCCGCCGTCAACCAGATCGAGACGCACCCCTTCTACCAGCGGACCGTCGACCAGGAGGTCATGGTCGGGCTCGGCGTCCAGATCGAGTCGTGGGGCCCGCTCGCGGAGGGGAAGAACGACATCTTCACCAACCCCACGCTCACGTCGATCGCCGAGACGTTCGACAAGACCGTCGCGCAGGTGGTGCTGCGCTGGCTGGTCCAGCGTGAGGTCGTCGTCATCCCCAAGTCGGTCCGTCCCGAGCGGATGGCGGAGAACCTCGACATCTTCGACTTCGAGCTGGGGCCGGAGGAGATGAGCCTGATCGCGACGCTCGACACCGGCCGCTCGGTCGCGCTGGACCACCACGACCCCGACGTCGCCGAGCGCCTGGGCGGCGTGCGGATCGGCTGA
- a CDS encoding endo-1,4-beta-xylanase — protein MTVTSAADASLRHRYAEAFLTVRRGDGAPLADTEVTVAQTRHAFSFGNIGFDLVAHANGETEADPDSPFGGAPPASGEHLAALWLDLFNTATLPFYWAGFEPRRGTPDTTRLLRAARWFAERGVTVKGHPLAWHTLAPDWLLDVPTDEVETLLRERIRREVSDFAGVVDVWDAINEVVIMPVFSNEERRNAITRLCWERGRIPTVRLAFEEARAANPSATLLLNDFNLSPAFECLVEGVLEAGIRVDAIGLQSHMHQGYWGEERTLETLDRFARFGLPLHLTESTLLSGDLMPADVVDLNDHQVESWPTTPEGEERQAQEIVRHYRTLVSHPAVEAVTYWGLTDEGSWLGAPVGLVRADGSTKPSFDALHGLLKDEWWLAPTTLRTDAEGRVSVRGFRGEYAVSASGARAAFTLDRDGDVEVTLPAS, from the coding sequence ATGACCGTCACGTCCGCCGCCGACGCGTCGCTGCGCCACCGCTACGCCGAGGCGTTCCTCACCGTCCGCCGCGGCGACGGCGCCCCGCTCGCCGACACCGAGGTCACCGTCGCGCAGACCCGGCACGCCTTCTCCTTCGGCAACATCGGCTTCGACCTCGTCGCGCACGCCAACGGGGAGACCGAGGCCGACCCCGACAGCCCGTTCGGCGGAGCACCGCCGGCCTCCGGCGAGCACCTCGCCGCCCTGTGGCTCGACCTGTTCAACACCGCGACGCTCCCGTTCTACTGGGCGGGCTTCGAGCCGCGGCGCGGGACGCCGGACACCACGCGCCTGCTCCGCGCGGCCCGGTGGTTCGCAGAGCGGGGCGTCACGGTCAAGGGCCACCCGCTCGCCTGGCACACCCTCGCGCCGGACTGGCTGCTCGACGTGCCCACCGACGAGGTCGAGACGCTGCTCCGCGAGCGCATCCGCCGGGAGGTGAGCGACTTCGCCGGCGTCGTCGACGTCTGGGACGCGATCAACGAGGTCGTCATCATGCCGGTCTTCAGCAACGAGGAGCGGCGCAACGCGATCACCCGGCTGTGCTGGGAGCGGGGCCGCATCCCCACGGTGCGCCTCGCGTTCGAGGAGGCCAGGGCCGCGAACCCGTCGGCCACCCTGCTGCTCAACGACTTCAACCTCTCCCCTGCGTTCGAGTGCCTCGTGGAGGGCGTCCTCGAGGCCGGGATCCGCGTCGACGCGATCGGCCTGCAGAGCCACATGCACCAGGGCTACTGGGGCGAGGAGCGCACGCTGGAGACGCTCGACCGCTTCGCGCGGTTCGGGCTGCCGCTCCACCTCACCGAGAGCACGCTGCTGTCCGGGGACCTCATGCCGGCCGACGTCGTCGACCTCAACGACCACCAGGTGGAGTCGTGGCCGACGACGCCGGAGGGTGAGGAGCGCCAGGCGCAGGAGATCGTGCGGCACTACCGCACGCTCGTGTCCCACCCCGCCGTCGAGGCCGTCACCTACTGGGGCCTCACCGACGAGGGCAGCTGGCTCGGGGCGCCGGTCGGGCTCGTGCGGGCGGACGGGAGCACCAAGCCGTCCTTCGACGCGCTGCACGGGCTCCTCAAGGACGAGTGGTGGCTGGCGCCGACGACGCTGCGCACCGACGCCGAGGGACGGGTGAGCGTGCGCGGCTTCCGGGGCGAGTACGCGGTGAGCGCGTCCGGCGCGCGGGCGGCGTTCACCCTCGACCGGGACGGCGACGTCGAGGTGACGCTCCCGGCGTCCTGA
- a CDS encoding LacI family DNA-binding transcriptional regulator gives MTPRVTIHDVARTAGVSPATVSKVINGRYGVAHATSERVQAVIEELGYESSLVARSLRSHRTNVIGILVAEFEPFSAEILKGVSTAIDGTGYELLAYSGGDSVGSRAGWERRSLSRLSGTLIDGAIVVTPTVVDSGGTTPVVAIDPHAGPTGMPTVDSDNFSGGLTATEHLLSLGHRRIGFLGGRPDLESSRLREEGYRAALAAAGIDVDPALLRVADYRRDSARAPARELLTLPQRPTAIFAANDLSAIGTMDVAHDLGISVPDELSVIGFDNVPESALTSPPLTTVAQPIQEMGGEALRLLVGILDGTSDPGSHLRLPTELVVRASTAHPRA, from the coding sequence ATGACCCCGCGGGTGACCATCCACGACGTGGCCCGGACGGCGGGCGTCTCGCCGGCGACCGTGTCCAAGGTGATCAACGGGCGGTACGGCGTCGCCCACGCCACGAGCGAGCGGGTCCAGGCGGTCATCGAGGAGCTCGGCTACGAGTCCAGCCTCGTCGCCCGGAGCCTGCGCAGCCACCGGACCAACGTCATCGGGATCCTCGTCGCGGAGTTCGAGCCGTTCAGCGCCGAGATCCTCAAGGGCGTCTCCACGGCCATCGACGGCACCGGCTACGAGCTGCTCGCCTACTCCGGCGGTGACAGCGTCGGCTCGCGCGCCGGCTGGGAGCGCCGCTCACTGTCCCGGCTCAGCGGCACCCTCATCGACGGCGCGATCGTCGTCACCCCGACAGTCGTCGACTCCGGCGGCACGACGCCCGTCGTCGCCATCGACCCCCACGCCGGGCCCACCGGCATGCCCACGGTCGACTCCGACAACTTCAGCGGCGGCCTCACCGCCACCGAGCACCTCCTCTCCCTGGGGCACCGCCGCATCGGCTTCCTCGGCGGACGTCCCGACCTCGAGTCCTCCCGGCTGCGCGAGGAGGGCTACCGGGCCGCGCTCGCCGCGGCGGGCATCGACGTCGACCCGGCTCTCCTGCGGGTCGCGGACTACCGCCGGGACAGCGCCCGCGCGCCGGCGCGTGAGCTGCTCACCCTCCCCCAGCGGCCGACGGCGATCTTCGCCGCCAACGACCTCTCGGCCATCGGGACCATGGACGTCGCCCACGACCTCGGCATCTCGGTGCCCGACGAGCTGTCGGTCATCGGCTTCGACAACGTCCCCGAGTCCGCGCTCACCTCTCCCCCGCTGACGACGGTCGCTCAGCCGATCCAGGAGATGGGCGGCGAGGCGCTGCGGCTCCTCGTCGGCATCCTCGACGGGACGAGTGACCCCGGCAGCCACCTGCGCCTCCCGACCGAGCTCGTCGTGCGCGCCTCGACCGCACACCCGCGCGCATGA
- a CDS encoding ABC transporter substrate-binding protein, producing MGSSKRVLTAAALTSAALLLAACGGGGETSEGSTTGEGGDVTLTWWHNSNNEPGLGYYEQVAADFEAANEGVTIEITPMAHQDMLTRLDAAFQTGDAPDVYMERGGGELAAHVDAGLTMDLTELAAEEIEMMGPSVGGWQYEGKTYALPFSVGVVGFWYNTDLFEQAGITEAPETMEDLYAAIDALKAAGIEPISVGAGEKWPAAHYWYYFVTRQCSEDVLAETADTMDFSDECFVRAGEDLEELVAAEPFNAGFLATPAQTGPTSASGLLATEQVAMELAGHWEPGVMQGLTEDQQGLGDKTGWFPFPTVEGGEGDPAAPMGGGDAWACSADAPPECVEFIRYLLSDEVQSGFAELGMGVPTNPNAIASLTNPALADLVTIRDEAPYVQLYLDTLFGENVGGAMNDTIALVFAGQAGAQDIVDATQAAAGTR from the coding sequence ATGGGAAGCAGCAAGCGAGTTCTCACCGCGGCGGCACTCACCAGCGCCGCCCTCCTCCTGGCCGCCTGTGGCGGCGGCGGTGAGACGAGCGAAGGCAGCACCACGGGCGAGGGCGGCGACGTCACCCTCACCTGGTGGCACAACTCGAACAACGAGCCCGGTCTGGGCTACTACGAGCAGGTGGCCGCCGACTTCGAGGCGGCCAACGAGGGCGTGACCATCGAGATCACCCCGATGGCGCACCAGGACATGCTCACCCGGCTCGACGCCGCCTTCCAGACGGGCGACGCGCCGGACGTCTACATGGAGCGCGGCGGCGGCGAGCTCGCCGCGCACGTCGACGCCGGCCTCACGATGGACCTCACGGAGCTGGCCGCCGAGGAGATCGAGATGATGGGCCCCTCGGTCGGCGGCTGGCAGTACGAGGGCAAGACCTACGCCCTGCCCTTCTCCGTGGGCGTCGTCGGCTTCTGGTACAACACCGACCTCTTCGAGCAGGCGGGCATCACCGAGGCCCCCGAGACGATGGAGGACCTCTACGCGGCGATCGACGCGCTCAAGGCCGCGGGCATCGAGCCGATCTCCGTCGGCGCCGGCGAGAAGTGGCCCGCCGCGCACTACTGGTACTACTTCGTCACGCGCCAGTGCAGCGAGGACGTCCTGGCGGAGACCGCGGACACGATGGACTTCTCCGACGAGTGCTTCGTCCGGGCGGGCGAGGACCTCGAGGAGCTCGTCGCCGCCGAGCCGTTCAACGCCGGCTTCCTCGCCACCCCCGCGCAGACCGGCCCGACCAGCGCCTCCGGGCTGCTCGCCACCGAGCAGGTGGCCATGGAGCTCGCCGGCCACTGGGAGCCCGGTGTCATGCAGGGCCTCACCGAGGACCAGCAGGGCCTGGGCGACAAGACCGGCTGGTTCCCCTTCCCGACCGTCGAGGGTGGCGAGGGTGACCCCGCCGCGCCGATGGGTGGCGGTGACGCGTGGGCCTGCTCGGCCGACGCCCCGCCGGAGTGCGTGGAGTTCATCCGCTACCTCCTCAGCGACGAGGTCCAGTCCGGCTTCGCCGAGCTCGGGATGGGCGTGCCCACCAACCCGAACGCGATCGCCTCGCTCACCAACCCGGCGCTCGCCGACCTCGTGACGATCCGTGACGAGGCCCCGTACGTCCAGCTCTACCTCGACACGCTGTTCGGGGAGAACGTCGGTGGTGCCATGAACGACACGATCGCCCTGGTGTTCGCCGGTCAGGCCGGTGCCCAGGACATCGTGGACGCGACGCAGGCCGCTGCCGGCACGCGGTGA
- a CDS encoding carbohydrate ABC transporter permease: MDAASRVQTRGAAPAAAPAPRGRRPLRPAVRKRLEIAFFVLPALALFAVFIVTPVVQAVRYSVFRWNGLGPLDDFVGLANYANALRDTIFTDAVMNNFIIIALSILIQLPLGLGIALLLNREIWGRTVLRVVIFVPYVLAEVVAGVIWFMLLQPRGVMDALFDTVGLGEYTQLWLGDPKVALGTVMFVLTWKYVGLAIILFLAGLQGVPADLYEAAQLDGASWWQVQRRITIPLLGPTIRTWGFLSMIGSLQLFDMVWILTGGGPANSTMTMAVYLINQGTERSLYGYASAVAVILFVISLVLAAFYQHFILRRDNPDAPQPRKARR, from the coding sequence GTGGACGCCGCCTCCCGGGTGCAGACCCGGGGGGCGGCGCCCGCCGCCGCCCCCGCGCCGCGTGGACGCCGCCCGCTGCGCCCGGCCGTGCGCAAGCGGCTCGAGATCGCGTTCTTCGTCCTGCCGGCGCTCGCCCTGTTCGCGGTCTTCATCGTCACGCCGGTCGTCCAGGCCGTGCGGTACTCGGTGTTCCGCTGGAACGGGCTCGGCCCGCTCGACGACTTCGTCGGGCTGGCGAACTACGCCAACGCGCTGCGCGACACGATCTTCACCGACGCGGTGATGAACAACTTCATCATCATCGCGCTGTCGATCCTCATCCAGCTGCCCCTCGGGCTGGGCATCGCCCTCCTGCTCAACCGGGAGATCTGGGGCCGGACGGTGCTGCGCGTCGTCATCTTCGTGCCCTACGTCCTCGCCGAGGTCGTCGCCGGTGTCATCTGGTTCATGCTGCTGCAGCCGCGCGGCGTCATGGACGCGCTGTTCGACACGGTCGGTCTGGGGGAGTACACCCAGCTGTGGCTCGGGGACCCGAAGGTCGCGCTCGGCACGGTGATGTTCGTGCTCACCTGGAAGTACGTGGGCCTGGCGATCATCCTCTTCCTCGCCGGTCTCCAGGGCGTGCCGGCCGACCTCTACGAGGCGGCCCAGCTCGACGGCGCCTCGTGGTGGCAGGTGCAGCGGCGGATCACGATCCCGCTGCTCGGCCCGACCATCCGCACGTGGGGCTTCCTGTCGATGATCGGCTCGCTCCAGCTCTTCGACATGGTGTGGATCCTCACCGGCGGCGGCCCGGCGAACTCGACGATGACGATGGCGGTCTACCTCATCAACCAGGGGACCGAGCGCAGCCTGTACGGCTACGCCTCCGCCGTCGCCGTCATCCTCTTCGTCATCTCCCTCGTGCTCGCCGCCTTCTACCAGCACTTCATCCTGCGCCGGGACAACCCGGACGCACCCCAGCCGCGAAAGGCCAGGCGATGA
- a CDS encoding carbohydrate ABC transporter permease: MSAPLTTPAPGGTVGTLETSPRRRRSNAFSRGNPLVYGIALVVVLATLGPVVYAVLGGFRTNAQLASDPVSLPDPWVLTNYGRVLTSPAFWRYALNSTMIALATTAIVAIFGVMAAYPLARYQFRGRGFLTTFFTLGLLFPLTVAIIPLFLMVRELGLTNSMWGVVLPQAAFALPMTIVILRPFLMALPKELEEAAAIDGASRIGFFWRILLPLSGPGLVTVGVLAFVASWNAYLLPLLILSDPQAQTLPLGVANFSTQYAQDTAGVLAFTSVAMIPALVFFLAMEKRIVSGLQGAVKG; encoded by the coding sequence ATGAGCGCTCCCCTCACGACGCCCGCCCCCGGTGGCACGGTCGGCACCCTGGAGACCTCGCCGCGGCGCCGACGCAGCAACGCCTTCTCCCGCGGGAACCCGCTCGTCTACGGCATCGCGCTCGTCGTCGTCCTCGCCACCCTGGGCCCCGTCGTCTACGCAGTCCTCGGCGGCTTCCGGACCAACGCCCAGCTCGCCTCGGACCCGGTGAGCCTGCCCGACCCGTGGGTCCTGACGAACTACGGCCGCGTGCTCACGTCCCCGGCGTTCTGGCGGTACGCGCTCAACTCGACGATGATCGCGCTCGCGACGACCGCGATCGTCGCGATCTTCGGCGTCATGGCCGCCTACCCGCTGGCGCGCTACCAGTTCCGCGGGCGGGGGTTCCTCACGACCTTCTTCACCCTCGGGCTGCTCTTCCCGCTCACCGTGGCGATCATCCCGCTGTTCCTCATGGTCCGGGAGCTGGGCCTGACGAACAGCATGTGGGGGGTCGTGCTGCCGCAGGCGGCCTTCGCCCTGCCGATGACGATCGTCATCCTGCGCCCCTTCCTCATGGCGCTGCCCAAGGAGCTGGAGGAGGCCGCGGCGATCGACGGCGCCTCCCGGATCGGCTTCTTCTGGCGGATCCTCCTGCCGCTGTCCGGGCCCGGGCTCGTCACCGTCGGCGTGCTCGCCTTCGTCGCGTCGTGGAACGCCTACCTGCTGCCGCTCCTCATCCTCAGCGACCCGCAGGCCCAGACCCTGCCGCTCGGGGTGGCGAACTTCTCCACCCAGTACGCCCAGGACACCGCCGGGGTCCTCGCCTTCACCTCCGTCGCGATGATCCCCGCCCTCGTGTTCTTCCTCGCGATGGAGAAGCGGATCGTCAGCGGCCTGCAAGGAGCGGTGAAGGGCTGA
- a CDS encoding beta-xylosidase/alpha-l-arabinosidase: protein MPVVSERVRELHARMTLEEKLAQIVGYWLDQGGDVVAPMQGEMAAGQRGADALADITRHGIGHYTRVYGTRPVDAAERAAWLWGEQRRLKRETRLGIPALVHEECLTGLAAWRAATFPTPLAWGAAFDPALVEEMGRVVGESMRSLGVHQGLAPVLDVVQDPRWGRVDECIGEDPYLVGTVGTAYVRGLQCSGVHATLKHFVGYASSRAGRNHAPVSAGPREIADVQLPPFEMALRDGGARSVMNSYTDVDGVPMASSVEYLTGVLRERLGFDGVVVADYFAVAFLEVMHAVAADRGEAAALALEAGVDVELPTGDAYLEPLAARVRAGQLDEQYVDRAVLRALSQKEELGLLDPDAFEDEPPAVVDLDSPRHRDVARRLAEKSIVLLANDGVLPLRSWVRAPRRVAVIGPNADRAAALQGCYSFTNHVLAHYPDHDPGLAIPTVRDALGTAFAAAGMPQPELVHVPGCAVEGEDTSAFAEAVAAAEGADVAVVVVGDQAGLFGRGTVGEGNDTESLDLPGVQRELVEAVLATGTPVVMVLVTGRPYAVGWALEGPGPRPGAVLQAFFPGEAGGLAIADVLTGVVAPSGRLPVSLPRSAGAQPYTYLHPILGGPSEVTSADSTPLRPFGFGLSYTQFAYTDLVVDPEVRAGGTFTAAVTVRNTGQVAASDVVQLYGRDLVGSVARPVAQLLGYARVPLQPGESRRVTFTVPTTRLAFSDRRLVRVVEPGDVEVWAGSHAAASAPAAAGEEPANYAIRSERKDEGPAVPGTATPRATLTVRGPVHEVTAEDARVVGVHVAAPGTAGRTGTTVPVGSGR, encoded by the coding sequence ATGCCGGTCGTGTCCGAGCGTGTGCGTGAGCTGCACGCGCGGATGACGCTCGAGGAGAAGCTCGCGCAGATCGTCGGCTACTGGCTCGACCAGGGCGGCGACGTCGTCGCCCCCATGCAGGGGGAGATGGCCGCAGGCCAGCGGGGCGCAGACGCCCTCGCCGACATCACGCGGCACGGCATCGGCCACTACACCCGCGTCTACGGCACCCGTCCGGTCGACGCCGCGGAGCGGGCGGCGTGGCTGTGGGGCGAGCAGCGCCGGCTCAAGCGGGAGACCCGCCTGGGCATCCCCGCGCTCGTCCACGAGGAGTGCCTCACCGGCCTGGCCGCGTGGCGGGCCGCGACCTTCCCCACCCCGCTCGCCTGGGGCGCCGCCTTCGACCCCGCGCTCGTCGAGGAGATGGGGCGGGTCGTCGGGGAGTCGATGCGCAGCCTCGGGGTCCACCAGGGCCTCGCCCCGGTGCTCGACGTCGTCCAGGACCCGCGCTGGGGACGCGTCGACGAGTGCATCGGGGAGGACCCCTACCTCGTGGGGACCGTCGGCACCGCCTACGTCCGCGGCCTGCAGTGCTCCGGCGTCCACGCGACCCTCAAGCACTTCGTCGGGTACGCCTCCTCGCGCGCCGGACGCAACCACGCCCCCGTCTCCGCCGGGCCGCGGGAGATCGCCGACGTCCAGCTGCCGCCCTTCGAGATGGCCCTGCGCGACGGCGGTGCCCGCTCGGTGATGAACTCCTACACCGACGTCGACGGCGTGCCGATGGCCTCGAGCGTCGAGTACCTCACCGGGGTGCTGCGTGAGCGGCTCGGGTTCGACGGCGTCGTCGTCGCCGACTACTTCGCCGTCGCCTTCCTCGAGGTCATGCACGCCGTCGCCGCCGACCGCGGTGAGGCTGCGGCGCTCGCCCTCGAGGCGGGCGTCGACGTCGAGCTGCCCACCGGGGACGCCTACCTCGAGCCGCTCGCCGCGCGCGTGCGCGCCGGGCAGCTCGACGAGCAGTACGTCGACCGCGCCGTGCTGCGGGCGCTGTCGCAGAAGGAGGAGCTCGGGCTGCTCGACCCCGACGCGTTCGAGGACGAGCCGCCCGCCGTCGTCGACCTCGACTCCCCCCGCCACCGGGACGTGGCACGCCGGCTGGCCGAGAAGTCGATCGTCCTGCTCGCCAACGACGGCGTCCTGCCGTTGCGCAGCTGGGTACGCGCGCCGCGGCGGGTGGCCGTCATCGGCCCCAACGCCGACCGGGCCGCGGCCCTCCAGGGCTGCTACTCCTTCACCAACCACGTCCTCGCGCACTACCCCGACCACGACCCCGGCCTCGCGATCCCGACCGTCCGCGACGCGCTCGGCACGGCGTTCGCCGCCGCCGGGATGCCGCAGCCCGAGCTGGTGCACGTCCCCGGCTGCGCCGTCGAGGGGGAGGACACCTCGGCCTTCGCCGAGGCGGTCGCGGCGGCGGAGGGCGCTGACGTCGCGGTCGTCGTCGTCGGCGACCAGGCCGGCCTGTTCGGCCGCGGCACGGTGGGCGAGGGCAACGACACCGAGTCCCTCGACCTGCCGGGGGTGCAGCGCGAGCTCGTCGAGGCCGTCCTCGCGACCGGCACGCCGGTCGTCATGGTTCTCGTCACCGGCCGTCCCTACGCCGTCGGCTGGGCCCTGGAAGGGCCTGGTCCTCGGCCGGGTGCCGTCCTCCAGGCGTTCTTCCCCGGTGAGGCCGGCGGTCTGGCGATCGCCGACGTCCTCACCGGCGTGGTCGCCCCGTCCGGGCGGCTGCCGGTGTCACTGCCGCGCTCGGCGGGTGCGCAGCCCTACACCTACCTCCACCCGATCCTCGGCGGCCCCTCGGAGGTGACGTCGGCGGACTCCACGCCGCTGCGCCCCTTCGGCTTCGGGCTGTCCTACACGCAGTTCGCCTACACCGACCTCGTGGTGGACCCCGAGGTCCGGGCGGGCGGCACGTTCACCGCCGCGGTGACGGTGAGGAACACCGGGCAGGTCGCGGCGAGCGACGTCGTCCAGCTCTACGGGCGCGACCTCGTCGGGTCCGTCGCGCGGCCGGTGGCCCAGCTCCTCGGCTACGCCCGCGTCCCGCTGCAGCCCGGGGAGTCACGCCGGGTGACGTTCACCGTGCCGACGACGCGCCTGGCGTTCTCCGACCGCCGCCTCGTGCGGGTCGTCGAGCCCGGCGACGTCGAGGTGTGGGCCGGTTCCCACGCCGCGGCCTCGGCGCCCGCGGCGGCGGGGGAGGAGCCGGCGAACTACGCCATCCGCAGCGAGCGCAAGGACGAAGGACCCGCGGTCCCCGGGACGGCGACCCCGCGGGCCACGCTCACCGTCCGCGGGCCTGTCCACGAGGTGACGGCGGAGGACGCCCGCGTCGTCGGGGTCCACGTCGCGGCGCCGGGGACCGCCGGGCGCACCGGAACGACCGTGCCCGTCGGCAGCGGCCGTTAG
- a CDS encoding FAD-binding dehydrogenase, giving the protein MDADVVVVGAGLAGLVATAELAGAGRRVVLVDQQPLTDLGGQAFWSFGGLFLVDSPEQRRMGVRDSAELAWQDWAGTAGFDRPREDLWPERWARAYVRFAAGEKRAWLHSLGVRFFPVVGWAERGGGLAAGPGNSVPRFHIVWGTGPAIVAPFARQVRAAVDAGLVRLAPRHRVTRLTTTGGVVDGVAGDVLAPDGAARGEPTSREVVGEFRLGAQAVVVASGGIGGNGELVRRWWPESLGTPPARMLTGVPAYVDGSLLEAAERAGVSLVNRDRMWHYTEGVENHTPVWPGHGIRILPGPSSLWLDATGRRLPAPNFPGFDTLATLRHLRSTGYDHSWFVLTRRIIEKELALSGSEQNPDLTGRDVRLLLERLRPGPPGPVAAFTERGSDFVVAGSLDELVAGMNRLTPEAPLDLDVVAGEVRARDRALDNEFTKDAQVTALRQARTYRGDRLVRVAAPHRLLDPDAGPLVAVRLRVLTRKTLGGIETDLDGRALGPDGAPVPGLFAAGEAAGFGGGGMHGYRSLEGTFLGGCLFSGRQAGRGAIEAT; this is encoded by the coding sequence ATGGACGCCGACGTCGTCGTCGTGGGGGCGGGCCTGGCTGGGCTCGTCGCGACCGCCGAGCTCGCCGGTGCCGGGCGCCGGGTGGTCCTCGTGGACCAGCAGCCGCTCACCGACCTCGGCGGGCAGGCCTTCTGGTCCTTCGGCGGGCTGTTCCTCGTCGACTCCCCGGAGCAGCGCCGCATGGGGGTGCGCGACAGTGCGGAGCTCGCCTGGCAGGACTGGGCCGGCACCGCCGGCTTCGACCGCCCGCGCGAGGACCTGTGGCCCGAGCGCTGGGCGCGTGCCTACGTGCGCTTCGCCGCCGGGGAGAAGCGCGCGTGGCTGCACTCCCTGGGCGTGCGGTTCTTCCCCGTCGTCGGCTGGGCGGAGCGCGGGGGCGGGCTCGCCGCCGGGCCGGGGAACTCCGTGCCCCGCTTCCACATCGTCTGGGGCACCGGGCCGGCGATCGTCGCGCCCTTCGCCCGCCAGGTCCGGGCCGCCGTCGACGCCGGGCTCGTGCGCCTGGCGCCGCGCCACCGCGTCACCCGGCTGACGACGACGGGAGGCGTCGTCGACGGTGTCGCGGGGGACGTCCTCGCGCCCGACGGGGCCGCGCGCGGCGAGCCGACGAGCCGCGAGGTCGTCGGGGAGTTCCGGCTGGGCGCCCAGGCCGTCGTCGTCGCCTCCGGCGGGATAGGCGGCAACGGAGAGCTCGTGCGGCGCTGGTGGCCCGAGTCGCTCGGGACCCCGCCGGCCCGGATGCTCACCGGGGTGCCCGCCTACGTCGACGGCTCGCTGCTCGAGGCCGCCGAGCGGGCGGGGGTGAGCCTGGTCAACCGGGACCGGATGTGGCACTACACCGAGGGCGTGGAGAACCACACGCCGGTCTGGCCCGGGCACGGCATCCGGATCCTGCCGGGCCCCTCCTCCCTGTGGCTCGACGCCACGGGGCGCCGGCTGCCCGCCCCGAACTTCCCGGGGTTCGACACCCTCGCCACCCTGCGCCACCTGCGCTCCACCGGGTACGACCACAGCTGGTTCGTCCTCACCCGCCGGATCATCGAGAAGGAGCTCGCCCTGTCCGGCAGCGAGCAGAACCCCGACCTCACCGGCAGGGACGTGCGCCTTCTCCTCGAGCGTCTGCGCCCCGGCCCGCCCGGACCGGTGGCCGCGTTCACGGAGCGAGGGTCGGACTTCGTCGTCGCCGGCTCCCTCGACGAGCTCGTCGCCGGGATGAACCGGCTGACGCCCGAGGCGCCGCTCGACCTCGACGTCGTCGCCGGGGAGGTGCGCGCCCGCGACCGTGCGCTGGACAACGAGTTCACCAAGGACGCCCAGGTCACGGCGCTGCGCCAGGCCCGCACGTACCGCGGTGACCGGCTGGTCCGGGTGGCCGCCCCGCACCGGCTGCTCGACCCCGACGCCGGGCCGCTCGTCGCCGTCAGGCTCCGCGTCCTCACCCGCAAGACCCTCGGCGGCATCGAGACCGACCTCGACGGGCGAGCGCTCGGCCCGGACGGCGCGCCGGTGCCCGGGCTGTTCGCGGCGGGGGAGGCCGCCGGGTTCGGCGGTGGCGGCATGCACGGCTACCGCTCGCTCGAGGGCACCTTCCTCGGCGGCTGCCTGTTCTCCGGCCGCCAGGCCGGGCGGGGCGCCATCGAGGCGACCTGA